From Etheostoma cragini isolate CJK2018 chromosome 1, CSU_Ecrag_1.0, whole genome shotgun sequence, a single genomic window includes:
- the cbfa2t3 gene encoding protein CBFA2T3 isoform X4, whose amino-acid sequence MSAKVHLERQKKADLRAGASSTPACTPRVATVTLISHRGLRDKHTAHRPQHGSLDLNLATSSYYGCGEGSRVQKVGTMPDSPADVKTQPRSTPPTMPPPPPAVSQATNRNASFTPATSKSMLNGSSHSPTSLNGAPSTPNGFSNGPAMSSTASLSNQQLPPACGARQLCKLKRFLTTLQQFGNDISPEIGERVRSLVLGLVNSTLTIEEFHSKLHEATNFPLRPFVIPFLKANLPLLQRELLHCARLAKQTPAQYLAQHEQLLLDANASSPLDSSEIMLEMNEHGKRRTPDRTKDSSERDGLHPEHLAKRPCTISPSQRFSPGTGLPAHPPPNGLPTHPPNGLPHPPNPQVGPQHYRLEDMALAHQYRDAYRHNEHRDARDRHRQTAVHGARQEEVIDHRLTDREWAEEWKHLDNLLNCIMDMVEKTRRSLTVLRRCQEADREEMNHWIRRYSDVEEMKKEIHRDFLHRPPSGYLPEEIWRKAGTASIPLSPALKHLQNRQEEAVNEVKRQAMSELQKAVSDAERKAHEMISAERTKMERALAEAKRQASEDALTVINQQEDSSESQQSCWNCGRKASETCSGCNTARYCGSFCQHKDWEKHHHVCGQGLQGMPGGSSVPLGNPSSSSAPPTHTESTPPGALSLAGQSSIVGGAGSGCGSLSASPKESSSSSASRSTTPATPALLDATSR is encoded by the exons GGAGCAGAGTGCAGAAGGTTGGAACAATGCCAGATTCACCTGCGGATGTGAAAACCCAGCCCAGGTCCACCCCACCCACCATGCCTCCTCCACCCCCGGCTGTCAGCCAAGCAACCAATCGCAATGCTTCATTCACCCCAGCTACCAGTAAATCAA TGCTGAATGGGAGCAGCCACTCTCCTACATCACTGAACGGTGCTCCGTCCACTCCTAATGGCTTCAGTAATGGGCCGGCCATGTCGTCGACGGCCTCGCTTTCCAACCAGCAGCTCCCACCAGCTTGTGGTGCCCGGCAACTCTGCAAACTGAAGCGCTTCCTGACCACACTGCAGCAGTTTGGCAACGACATATCACCTGAGATTGGGGAGAGAGTGCGCAGCCTTGTGCTGGGGCTGGTG AACTCCACTCTCACCATTGAAGAGTTTCACTCCAAACTCCATGAGGCCACCAACTTTCCTCTGAGGCCTTTTGTCATTCCCTTTCTGAAG GCAAACCTGCCCCTGCTGCAGAGAGAGTTGCTCCACTGTGCCAGGTTGGCCAAGCAGACTCCAGCTCAGTATCTGGCCCAACACGAGCAGCTTCTCCTGGACGCGAATGCCAGCTCGCCCCTTGACTCCTCTGAGATCATGCTGGAGATGAATGAGCATGGCAAGAGGAGGACCCCTGACAG GACCAAAGACAGCTCAGAGAGAGACGGGTTGCACCCGGAGCACCTGGCTAAAAGGCCCTGCACCATCAGCCCCAGTCAACGCTTCAGCCCCGGCACAGGTCTTCCTGCTCACCCTCCTCCCAACGGCCTCCCCACACACCCGCCCAATGGCCTGCCCCACCCACCTAACCCCCAAGTGGGACCCCAACACTATCGCTTAGAAGACATGGCCCTGGCACACCAATACAGGGACGCTTACAGACATAATGAACACCGCGACGCCCGAGACAGGCACCGGCAGACAG caGTGCATGGAGCCCGCCAAGAGGAGGTGATTGACCACCGTCTAACAGATCGAGAGTGGGCAGAGGAATGGAAGCACCTAGATAAT CTTCTGAACTGCATCATGGACATGGTGGAGAAGACGCGTCGCTCTCTAACAGTGCTACGCCGCTGCCAGGAGGCAGACCGGGAGGAGATGAACCACTGGATTAGGCGCTACAGTGACGTGGAGGAGATGAAAAAAG agatCCACAGAGACTTCTTACACAGGCCTCCCTCAGGATACCTGCCAGAAGAAATCTGGCGGAAAGCTG GTACTGCAAGCATCCCACTCTCCCCAGCACTAAAGCACCTCCAAAACAGACAGG aggaGGCAGTGAATGAGGTTAAGCGACAGGCCATGTCAGAGCTGCAGAAGGCGGTGTCAGACGCCGAAAGGAAAGCTCATGAGATGATTTCAGCCGAACGTACTAAGATGGAGAGGGCGCTGGCTGAGGCCAAGAGACAAGCCTCTGAGGACGCACTAACAGTCATCAACCAGCAGGAGGACTCCAGTGAA TCTCAACAGAGCTGCTGGAACTGCGGGAGGAAGGCCAGTGAGACGTGCAGCGGCTGCAACACGGCTCGCTACTGCGGCTCTTTCTGCCAACACAAAGACTGGGAGAAGCACCACCATGTCTGTGGTCAAGGCCTGCAGGGGATGCCGGGGGGTAGCAGTGTCCCTCTGGGcaacccctcctcctccagtgCGCCCCCCACCCACACGGAGAGCACTCCTCCAGGAGCCTTGTCCTTGGCAGGCCAGAGCAGTATTGTGGGAGGGGCTGGCAGCGGTTGTGGAAGTCTTTCTGCTAGCCCCAAGGAGAGCAGTTCCAGCAGTGCCTCTCGCTCCACAACTCCAGCTACCCCCGCCCTGTTGGATGCCACCTCTCGCTGA
- the cbfa2t3 gene encoding protein CBFA2T3 isoform X3: MSAKVHLERQKKADLRAGASSTPACTPRVATVTLISHRGLRDKHTAHRPQHGSLDLNLATSSYYGCGEGSRVQKVGTMPDSPADVKTQPRSTPPTMPPPPPAVSQATNRNASFTPATSKSMLNGSSHSPTSLNGAPSTPNGFSNGPAMSSTASLSNQQLPPACGARQLCKLKRFLTTLQQFGNDISPEIGERVRSLVLGLVNSTLTIEEFHSKLHEATNFPLRPFVIPFLKANLPLLQRELLHCARLAKQTPAQYLAQHEQLLLDANASSPLDSSEIMLEMNEHGKRRTPDRTKDSSERDGLHPEHLAKRPCTISPSQRFSPGTGLPAHPPPNGLPTHPPNGLPHPPNPQVGPQHYRLEDMALAHQYRDAYRHNEHRDARDRHRQTAVHGARQEEVIDHRLTDREWAEEWKHLDNLLNCIMDMVEKTRRSLTVLRRCQEADREEMNHWIRRYSDVEEMKKGGSNGQHCLPPPPPPLPPPTPHHNSSSNTASSSEALPIGTSSAAERQTSRQTEIHRDFLHRPPSGYLPEEIWRKAGTASIPLSPALKHLQNRQEEAVNEVKRQAMSELQKAVSDAERKAHEMISAERTKMERALAEAKRQASEDALTVINQQEDSSESCWNCGRKASETCSGCNTARYCGSFCQHKDWEKHHHVCGQGLQGMPGGSSVPLGNPSSSSAPPTHTESTPPGALSLAGQSSIVGGAGSGCGSLSASPKESSSSSASRSTTPATPALLDATSR; this comes from the exons GGAGCAGAGTGCAGAAGGTTGGAACAATGCCAGATTCACCTGCGGATGTGAAAACCCAGCCCAGGTCCACCCCACCCACCATGCCTCCTCCACCCCCGGCTGTCAGCCAAGCAACCAATCGCAATGCTTCATTCACCCCAGCTACCAGTAAATCAA TGCTGAATGGGAGCAGCCACTCTCCTACATCACTGAACGGTGCTCCGTCCACTCCTAATGGCTTCAGTAATGGGCCGGCCATGTCGTCGACGGCCTCGCTTTCCAACCAGCAGCTCCCACCAGCTTGTGGTGCCCGGCAACTCTGCAAACTGAAGCGCTTCCTGACCACACTGCAGCAGTTTGGCAACGACATATCACCTGAGATTGGGGAGAGAGTGCGCAGCCTTGTGCTGGGGCTGGTG AACTCCACTCTCACCATTGAAGAGTTTCACTCCAAACTCCATGAGGCCACCAACTTTCCTCTGAGGCCTTTTGTCATTCCCTTTCTGAAG GCAAACCTGCCCCTGCTGCAGAGAGAGTTGCTCCACTGTGCCAGGTTGGCCAAGCAGACTCCAGCTCAGTATCTGGCCCAACACGAGCAGCTTCTCCTGGACGCGAATGCCAGCTCGCCCCTTGACTCCTCTGAGATCATGCTGGAGATGAATGAGCATGGCAAGAGGAGGACCCCTGACAG GACCAAAGACAGCTCAGAGAGAGACGGGTTGCACCCGGAGCACCTGGCTAAAAGGCCCTGCACCATCAGCCCCAGTCAACGCTTCAGCCCCGGCACAGGTCTTCCTGCTCACCCTCCTCCCAACGGCCTCCCCACACACCCGCCCAATGGCCTGCCCCACCCACCTAACCCCCAAGTGGGACCCCAACACTATCGCTTAGAAGACATGGCCCTGGCACACCAATACAGGGACGCTTACAGACATAATGAACACCGCGACGCCCGAGACAGGCACCGGCAGACAG caGTGCATGGAGCCCGCCAAGAGGAGGTGATTGACCACCGTCTAACAGATCGAGAGTGGGCAGAGGAATGGAAGCACCTAGATAAT CTTCTGAACTGCATCATGGACATGGTGGAGAAGACGCGTCGCTCTCTAACAGTGCTACGCCGCTGCCAGGAGGCAGACCGGGAGGAGATGAACCACTGGATTAGGCGCTACAGTGACGTGGAGGAGATGAAAAAAGGTGGGAGCAACGGACAGCActgccttcctcctcctcctcctcctcttcctcctcctactcctcaCCACAACTCCTCCTCCAACACAGCTAGCAGCAGCGAGGCACTGCCCATAGGAACTTCCTCGGCTGCTGAAAGGcagacaagcagacagacag agatCCACAGAGACTTCTTACACAGGCCTCCCTCAGGATACCTGCCAGAAGAAATCTGGCGGAAAGCTG GTACTGCAAGCATCCCACTCTCCCCAGCACTAAAGCACCTCCAAAACAGACAGG aggaGGCAGTGAATGAGGTTAAGCGACAGGCCATGTCAGAGCTGCAGAAGGCGGTGTCAGACGCCGAAAGGAAAGCTCATGAGATGATTTCAGCCGAACGTACTAAGATGGAGAGGGCGCTGGCTGAGGCCAAGAGACAAGCCTCTGAGGACGCACTAACAGTCATCAACCAGCAGGAGGACTCCAGTGAA AGCTGCTGGAACTGCGGGAGGAAGGCCAGTGAGACGTGCAGCGGCTGCAACACGGCTCGCTACTGCGGCTCTTTCTGCCAACACAAAGACTGGGAGAAGCACCACCATGTCTGTGGTCAAGGCCTGCAGGGGATGCCGGGGGGTAGCAGTGTCCCTCTGGGcaacccctcctcctccagtgCGCCCCCCACCCACACGGAGAGCACTCCTCCAGGAGCCTTGTCCTTGGCAGGCCAGAGCAGTATTGTGGGAGGGGCTGGCAGCGGTTGTGGAAGTCTTTCTGCTAGCCCCAAGGAGAGCAGTTCCAGCAGTGCCTCTCGCTCCACAACTCCAGCTACCCCCGCCCTGTTGGATGCCACCTCTCGCTGA
- the cbfa2t3 gene encoding protein CBFA2T3 isoform X6, producing MSAKVHLERQKKADLRAGASSTPACTPRVATVTLISHRGLRDKHTAHRPQHGSLDLNLATSSYYGCGEGSRVQKVGTMPDSPADVKTQPRSTPPTMPPPPPAVSQATNRNASFTPATSKSMLNGSSHSPTSLNGAPSTPNGFSNGPAMSSTASLSNQQLPPACGARQLCKLKRFLTTLQQFGNDISPEIGERVRSLVLGLVNSTLTIEEFHSKLHEATNFPLRPFVIPFLKANLPLLQRELLHCARLAKQTPAQYLAQHEQLLLDANASSPLDSSEIMLEMNEHGKRRTPDRTKDSSERDGLHPEHLAKRPCTISPSQRFSPGTGLPAHPPPNGLPTHPPNGLPHPPNPQVGPQHYRLEDMALAHQYRDAYRHNEHRDARDRHRQTVHGARQEEVIDHRLTDREWAEEWKHLDNLLNCIMDMVEKTRRSLTVLRRCQEADREEMNHWIRRYSDVEEMKKGGSNGQHCLPPPPPPLPPPTPHHNSSSNTASSSEALPIGTSSAAERQTSRQTEIHRDFLHRPPSGYLPEEIWRKAGTASIPLSPALKHLQNRQEEAVNEVKRQAMSELQKAVSDAERKAHEMISAERTKMERALAEAKRQASEDALTVINQQEDSSESCWNCGRKASETCSGCNTARYCGSFCQHKDWEKHHHVCGQGLQGMPGGSSVPLGNPSSSSAPPTHTESTPPGALSLAGQSSIVGGAGSGCGSLSASPKESSSSSASRSTTPATPALLDATSR from the exons GGAGCAGAGTGCAGAAGGTTGGAACAATGCCAGATTCACCTGCGGATGTGAAAACCCAGCCCAGGTCCACCCCACCCACCATGCCTCCTCCACCCCCGGCTGTCAGCCAAGCAACCAATCGCAATGCTTCATTCACCCCAGCTACCAGTAAATCAA TGCTGAATGGGAGCAGCCACTCTCCTACATCACTGAACGGTGCTCCGTCCACTCCTAATGGCTTCAGTAATGGGCCGGCCATGTCGTCGACGGCCTCGCTTTCCAACCAGCAGCTCCCACCAGCTTGTGGTGCCCGGCAACTCTGCAAACTGAAGCGCTTCCTGACCACACTGCAGCAGTTTGGCAACGACATATCACCTGAGATTGGGGAGAGAGTGCGCAGCCTTGTGCTGGGGCTGGTG AACTCCACTCTCACCATTGAAGAGTTTCACTCCAAACTCCATGAGGCCACCAACTTTCCTCTGAGGCCTTTTGTCATTCCCTTTCTGAAG GCAAACCTGCCCCTGCTGCAGAGAGAGTTGCTCCACTGTGCCAGGTTGGCCAAGCAGACTCCAGCTCAGTATCTGGCCCAACACGAGCAGCTTCTCCTGGACGCGAATGCCAGCTCGCCCCTTGACTCCTCTGAGATCATGCTGGAGATGAATGAGCATGGCAAGAGGAGGACCCCTGACAG GACCAAAGACAGCTCAGAGAGAGACGGGTTGCACCCGGAGCACCTGGCTAAAAGGCCCTGCACCATCAGCCCCAGTCAACGCTTCAGCCCCGGCACAGGTCTTCCTGCTCACCCTCCTCCCAACGGCCTCCCCACACACCCGCCCAATGGCCTGCCCCACCCACCTAACCCCCAAGTGGGACCCCAACACTATCGCTTAGAAGACATGGCCCTGGCACACCAATACAGGGACGCTTACAGACATAATGAACACCGCGACGCCCGAGACAGGCACCGGCAGACAG TGCATGGAGCCCGCCAAGAGGAGGTGATTGACCACCGTCTAACAGATCGAGAGTGGGCAGAGGAATGGAAGCACCTAGATAAT CTTCTGAACTGCATCATGGACATGGTGGAGAAGACGCGTCGCTCTCTAACAGTGCTACGCCGCTGCCAGGAGGCAGACCGGGAGGAGATGAACCACTGGATTAGGCGCTACAGTGACGTGGAGGAGATGAAAAAAGGTGGGAGCAACGGACAGCActgccttcctcctcctcctcctcctcttcctcctcctactcctcaCCACAACTCCTCCTCCAACACAGCTAGCAGCAGCGAGGCACTGCCCATAGGAACTTCCTCGGCTGCTGAAAGGcagacaagcagacagacag agatCCACAGAGACTTCTTACACAGGCCTCCCTCAGGATACCTGCCAGAAGAAATCTGGCGGAAAGCTG GTACTGCAAGCATCCCACTCTCCCCAGCACTAAAGCACCTCCAAAACAGACAGG aggaGGCAGTGAATGAGGTTAAGCGACAGGCCATGTCAGAGCTGCAGAAGGCGGTGTCAGACGCCGAAAGGAAAGCTCATGAGATGATTTCAGCCGAACGTACTAAGATGGAGAGGGCGCTGGCTGAGGCCAAGAGACAAGCCTCTGAGGACGCACTAACAGTCATCAACCAGCAGGAGGACTCCAGTGAA AGCTGCTGGAACTGCGGGAGGAAGGCCAGTGAGACGTGCAGCGGCTGCAACACGGCTCGCTACTGCGGCTCTTTCTGCCAACACAAAGACTGGGAGAAGCACCACCATGTCTGTGGTCAAGGCCTGCAGGGGATGCCGGGGGGTAGCAGTGTCCCTCTGGGcaacccctcctcctccagtgCGCCCCCCACCCACACGGAGAGCACTCCTCCAGGAGCCTTGTCCTTGGCAGGCCAGAGCAGTATTGTGGGAGGGGCTGGCAGCGGTTGTGGAAGTCTTTCTGCTAGCCCCAAGGAGAGCAGTTCCAGCAGTGCCTCTCGCTCCACAACTCCAGCTACCCCCGCCCTGTTGGATGCCACCTCTCGCTGA
- the cbfa2t3 gene encoding protein CBFA2T3 isoform X5 has protein sequence MPDSPADVKTQPRSTPPTMPPPPPAVSQATNRNASFTPATSKSMLNGSSHSPTSLNGAPSTPNGFSNGPAMSSTASLSNQQLPPACGARQLCKLKRFLTTLQQFGNDISPEIGERVRSLVLGLVNSTLTIEEFHSKLHEATNFPLRPFVIPFLKANLPLLQRELLHCARLAKQTPAQYLAQHEQLLLDANASSPLDSSEIMLEMNEHGKRRTPDRTKDSSERDGLHPEHLAKRPCTISPSQRFSPGTGLPAHPPPNGLPTHPPNGLPHPPNPQVGPQHYRLEDMALAHQYRDAYRHNEHRDARDRHRQTAVHGARQEEVIDHRLTDREWAEEWKHLDNLLNCIMDMVEKTRRSLTVLRRCQEADREEMNHWIRRYSDVEEMKKGGSNGQHCLPPPPPPLPPPTPHHNSSSNTASSSEALPIGTSSAAERQTSRQTEIHRDFLHRPPSGYLPEEIWRKAGTASIPLSPALKHLQNRQEEAVNEVKRQAMSELQKAVSDAERKAHEMISAERTKMERALAEAKRQASEDALTVINQQEDSSESQQSCWNCGRKASETCSGCNTARYCGSFCQHKDWEKHHHVCGQGLQGMPGGSSVPLGNPSSSSAPPTHTESTPPGALSLAGQSSIVGGAGSGCGSLSASPKESSSSSASRSTTPATPALLDATSR, from the exons ATGCCAGATTCACCTGCGGATGTGAAAACCCAGCCCAGGTCCACCCCACCCACCATGCCTCCTCCACCCCCGGCTGTCAGCCAAGCAACCAATCGCAATGCTTCATTCACCCCAGCTACCAGTAAATCAA TGCTGAATGGGAGCAGCCACTCTCCTACATCACTGAACGGTGCTCCGTCCACTCCTAATGGCTTCAGTAATGGGCCGGCCATGTCGTCGACGGCCTCGCTTTCCAACCAGCAGCTCCCACCAGCTTGTGGTGCCCGGCAACTCTGCAAACTGAAGCGCTTCCTGACCACACTGCAGCAGTTTGGCAACGACATATCACCTGAGATTGGGGAGAGAGTGCGCAGCCTTGTGCTGGGGCTGGTG AACTCCACTCTCACCATTGAAGAGTTTCACTCCAAACTCCATGAGGCCACCAACTTTCCTCTGAGGCCTTTTGTCATTCCCTTTCTGAAG GCAAACCTGCCCCTGCTGCAGAGAGAGTTGCTCCACTGTGCCAGGTTGGCCAAGCAGACTCCAGCTCAGTATCTGGCCCAACACGAGCAGCTTCTCCTGGACGCGAATGCCAGCTCGCCCCTTGACTCCTCTGAGATCATGCTGGAGATGAATGAGCATGGCAAGAGGAGGACCCCTGACAG GACCAAAGACAGCTCAGAGAGAGACGGGTTGCACCCGGAGCACCTGGCTAAAAGGCCCTGCACCATCAGCCCCAGTCAACGCTTCAGCCCCGGCACAGGTCTTCCTGCTCACCCTCCTCCCAACGGCCTCCCCACACACCCGCCCAATGGCCTGCCCCACCCACCTAACCCCCAAGTGGGACCCCAACACTATCGCTTAGAAGACATGGCCCTGGCACACCAATACAGGGACGCTTACAGACATAATGAACACCGCGACGCCCGAGACAGGCACCGGCAGACAG caGTGCATGGAGCCCGCCAAGAGGAGGTGATTGACCACCGTCTAACAGATCGAGAGTGGGCAGAGGAATGGAAGCACCTAGATAAT CTTCTGAACTGCATCATGGACATGGTGGAGAAGACGCGTCGCTCTCTAACAGTGCTACGCCGCTGCCAGGAGGCAGACCGGGAGGAGATGAACCACTGGATTAGGCGCTACAGTGACGTGGAGGAGATGAAAAAAGGTGGGAGCAACGGACAGCActgccttcctcctcctcctcctcctcttcctcctcctactcctcaCCACAACTCCTCCTCCAACACAGCTAGCAGCAGCGAGGCACTGCCCATAGGAACTTCCTCGGCTGCTGAAAGGcagacaagcagacagacag agatCCACAGAGACTTCTTACACAGGCCTCCCTCAGGATACCTGCCAGAAGAAATCTGGCGGAAAGCTG GTACTGCAAGCATCCCACTCTCCCCAGCACTAAAGCACCTCCAAAACAGACAGG aggaGGCAGTGAATGAGGTTAAGCGACAGGCCATGTCAGAGCTGCAGAAGGCGGTGTCAGACGCCGAAAGGAAAGCTCATGAGATGATTTCAGCCGAACGTACTAAGATGGAGAGGGCGCTGGCTGAGGCCAAGAGACAAGCCTCTGAGGACGCACTAACAGTCATCAACCAGCAGGAGGACTCCAGTGAA TCTCAACAGAGCTGCTGGAACTGCGGGAGGAAGGCCAGTGAGACGTGCAGCGGCTGCAACACGGCTCGCTACTGCGGCTCTTTCTGCCAACACAAAGACTGGGAGAAGCACCACCATGTCTGTGGTCAAGGCCTGCAGGGGATGCCGGGGGGTAGCAGTGTCCCTCTGGGcaacccctcctcctccagtgCGCCCCCCACCCACACGGAGAGCACTCCTCCAGGAGCCTTGTCCTTGGCAGGCCAGAGCAGTATTGTGGGAGGGGCTGGCAGCGGTTGTGGAAGTCTTTCTGCTAGCCCCAAGGAGAGCAGTTCCAGCAGTGCCTCTCGCTCCACAACTCCAGCTACCCCCGCCCTGTTGGATGCCACCTCTCGCTGA
- the cbfa2t3 gene encoding protein CBFA2T3 isoform X2: protein MSAKVHLERQKKADLRAGASSTPACTPRVATVTLISHRGLRDKHTAHRPQHGSLDLNLATSSYYGCGEGSRVQKVGTMPDSPADVKTQPRSTPPTMPPPPPAVSQATNRNASFTPATSKSMLNGSSHSPTSLNGAPSTPNGFSNGPAMSSTASLSNQQLPPACGARQLCKLKRFLTTLQQFGNDISPEIGERVRSLVLGLVNSTLTIEEFHSKLHEATNFPLRPFVIPFLKANLPLLQRELLHCARLAKQTPAQYLAQHEQLLLDANASSPLDSSEIMLEMNEHGKRRTPDRTKDSSERDGLHPEHLAKRPCTISPSQRFSPGTGLPAHPPPNGLPTHPPNGLPHPPNPQVGPQHYRLEDMALAHQYRDAYRHNEHRDARDRHRQTVHGARQEEVIDHRLTDREWAEEWKHLDNLLNCIMDMVEKTRRSLTVLRRCQEADREEMNHWIRRYSDVEEMKKGGSNGQHCLPPPPPPLPPPTPHHNSSSNTASSSEALPIGTSSAAERQTSRQTEIHRDFLHRPPSGYLPEEIWRKAGTASIPLSPALKHLQNRQEEAVNEVKRQAMSELQKAVSDAERKAHEMISAERTKMERALAEAKRQASEDALTVINQQEDSSESQQSCWNCGRKASETCSGCNTARYCGSFCQHKDWEKHHHVCGQGLQGMPGGSSVPLGNPSSSSAPPTHTESTPPGALSLAGQSSIVGGAGSGCGSLSASPKESSSSSASRSTTPATPALLDATSR, encoded by the exons GGAGCAGAGTGCAGAAGGTTGGAACAATGCCAGATTCACCTGCGGATGTGAAAACCCAGCCCAGGTCCACCCCACCCACCATGCCTCCTCCACCCCCGGCTGTCAGCCAAGCAACCAATCGCAATGCTTCATTCACCCCAGCTACCAGTAAATCAA TGCTGAATGGGAGCAGCCACTCTCCTACATCACTGAACGGTGCTCCGTCCACTCCTAATGGCTTCAGTAATGGGCCGGCCATGTCGTCGACGGCCTCGCTTTCCAACCAGCAGCTCCCACCAGCTTGTGGTGCCCGGCAACTCTGCAAACTGAAGCGCTTCCTGACCACACTGCAGCAGTTTGGCAACGACATATCACCTGAGATTGGGGAGAGAGTGCGCAGCCTTGTGCTGGGGCTGGTG AACTCCACTCTCACCATTGAAGAGTTTCACTCCAAACTCCATGAGGCCACCAACTTTCCTCTGAGGCCTTTTGTCATTCCCTTTCTGAAG GCAAACCTGCCCCTGCTGCAGAGAGAGTTGCTCCACTGTGCCAGGTTGGCCAAGCAGACTCCAGCTCAGTATCTGGCCCAACACGAGCAGCTTCTCCTGGACGCGAATGCCAGCTCGCCCCTTGACTCCTCTGAGATCATGCTGGAGATGAATGAGCATGGCAAGAGGAGGACCCCTGACAG GACCAAAGACAGCTCAGAGAGAGACGGGTTGCACCCGGAGCACCTGGCTAAAAGGCCCTGCACCATCAGCCCCAGTCAACGCTTCAGCCCCGGCACAGGTCTTCCTGCTCACCCTCCTCCCAACGGCCTCCCCACACACCCGCCCAATGGCCTGCCCCACCCACCTAACCCCCAAGTGGGACCCCAACACTATCGCTTAGAAGACATGGCCCTGGCACACCAATACAGGGACGCTTACAGACATAATGAACACCGCGACGCCCGAGACAGGCACCGGCAGACAG TGCATGGAGCCCGCCAAGAGGAGGTGATTGACCACCGTCTAACAGATCGAGAGTGGGCAGAGGAATGGAAGCACCTAGATAAT CTTCTGAACTGCATCATGGACATGGTGGAGAAGACGCGTCGCTCTCTAACAGTGCTACGCCGCTGCCAGGAGGCAGACCGGGAGGAGATGAACCACTGGATTAGGCGCTACAGTGACGTGGAGGAGATGAAAAAAGGTGGGAGCAACGGACAGCActgccttcctcctcctcctcctcctcttcctcctcctactcctcaCCACAACTCCTCCTCCAACACAGCTAGCAGCAGCGAGGCACTGCCCATAGGAACTTCCTCGGCTGCTGAAAGGcagacaagcagacagacag agatCCACAGAGACTTCTTACACAGGCCTCCCTCAGGATACCTGCCAGAAGAAATCTGGCGGAAAGCTG GTACTGCAAGCATCCCACTCTCCCCAGCACTAAAGCACCTCCAAAACAGACAGG aggaGGCAGTGAATGAGGTTAAGCGACAGGCCATGTCAGAGCTGCAGAAGGCGGTGTCAGACGCCGAAAGGAAAGCTCATGAGATGATTTCAGCCGAACGTACTAAGATGGAGAGGGCGCTGGCTGAGGCCAAGAGACAAGCCTCTGAGGACGCACTAACAGTCATCAACCAGCAGGAGGACTCCAGTGAA TCTCAACAGAGCTGCTGGAACTGCGGGAGGAAGGCCAGTGAGACGTGCAGCGGCTGCAACACGGCTCGCTACTGCGGCTCTTTCTGCCAACACAAAGACTGGGAGAAGCACCACCATGTCTGTGGTCAAGGCCTGCAGGGGATGCCGGGGGGTAGCAGTGTCCCTCTGGGcaacccctcctcctccagtgCGCCCCCCACCCACACGGAGAGCACTCCTCCAGGAGCCTTGTCCTTGGCAGGCCAGAGCAGTATTGTGGGAGGGGCTGGCAGCGGTTGTGGAAGTCTTTCTGCTAGCCCCAAGGAGAGCAGTTCCAGCAGTGCCTCTCGCTCCACAACTCCAGCTACCCCCGCCCTGTTGGATGCCACCTCTCGCTGA